One window from the genome of Diabrotica virgifera virgifera chromosome 6, PGI_DIABVI_V3a encodes:
- the LOC114338188 gene encoding uncharacterized protein LOC114338188, with translation MLIQLSGCFEILAKFNAKNFENFKYTRMQFYRKLSLQKYDASKEIIVQNNNNYQRVITPQSAYRSSKFQQKGIILTCRQKKIKYFRHKELCFLAWAVTHLIYWLYDLQIIPFGSLLSIEPPPWTFQQPLKKPEARNYIIEPDWSSAPTKSICI, from the exons ATGTTGATTCAGCTCTCTGGGTGTTTTGAAATACTTGCCAAATTCAATGctaagaattttgaaaattttaaatatactCGAATGCAGTTTTATAGAAAACTTTCATTGCAGAAATACGATGCATCAAAGGAAATTATCGTACAAAACAATAACAACTACCAAAGAGTGATTACGCCTCAGTCAGCCTATAGAtcttcaaaatttcaacaaaaagGAATTATTTTAACATGTcgtcaaaagaaaataaaatattttag GCACAAAGAACTATGTTTTTTGGCATGGGCGGTAACTCATTTGATTTATTGGTTATATGATCTACAAATAATCCCGTTTGGAAGTCTTTTATCAATTGAACCACCTCCTTGGACATTTCAGCAGCCACTGAAAAAACCTGAAGCTCGTAACTATATTATTGAACCAGATTGGAGTTCGGCCCCCACCAAATCTATTTGTATATAA